Proteins from a genomic interval of Heterodontus francisci isolate sHetFra1 unplaced genomic scaffold, sHetFra1.hap1 HAP1_SCAFFOLD_892, whole genome shotgun sequence:
- the LOC137360059 gene encoding caveolin-3-like: VEFEEVVAEPEGSYSFGFVWDVSHSAFTVSAYWCYRVLTAVFGIPMALLWGFLYACFTFCQVWSAAPCLRCCLMELQCLASTFPVCVRGICDPLFHAAGGLFLSVRLALRRES; the protein is encoded by the coding sequence GTGGAGTTCGAAGAGGTGGTGGCAGAGCCCGAGGGATCGTACAGCTTCGGCTTCGTGTGGGACGTCAGCCACTCGGCGTTCACCGTCTCGGCTTACTGGTGCTACAGGGTCCTGACGGCGGTCTTCGGCATCCCCATGGCCCTGCTGTGGGGTTTCCTCTACGCCTGCTTCACCTTCTGCCAGGTGTGGTCGGCTGCCCCATGCCTCCGCTGCTGCCTGATGGAGCTCCAGTGCCTGGCCAGCACCTTCCCCGTATGTGTCCGCGGGATCTGTGACCCACTGTTCCACGCTGCCGGGGGACTGTTCCTCAGTGTGCGCCTGGCCCTGAGGAGGGAGAGCTAG